A DNA window from Ctenopharyngodon idella isolate HZGC_01 chromosome 8, HZGC01, whole genome shotgun sequence contains the following coding sequences:
- the rap1aa gene encoding RAP1A, member of RAS oncogene family a: MREYKLVVLGSGGVGKSALTVQFVQGIFVEKYDPTIEDSYRKQVEVDGQQCMLEILDTAGTEQFTAMRDLYMKNGQGFALVYSITAQSTFNDLQDLREQILRVKDTEDVPMILVGNKCDLEDERVVGKEQGQNLARQWSNCAFLESSAKSKINVNEIFYDLVRQINRKTPVEKKRAKKKSNCTLL, encoded by the exons ATGCGTGAATATAAGCTTGTGGTCCTGGGCTCTGGAGGTGTGGGGAAGTCTGCATTG ACAGTCCAGTTTGTACAGGGAATATTTGTTGAAAAATATGACCCCACAATAGAAGACTCGTATAGAAAG CAAGTCGAGGTTGATGGGCAGCAATGTATGCTAGAGATCCTGGATACTGCAGGCACA GAGCAGTTCACAGCGATGAGGGACCTGTACATGAAGAATGGTCAGGGTTTCGCTCTGGTTTACTCCATCACAGCACAGTCCACATTCAACGACCTGCAGGACCTACGGGAGCAGATTTTGAGGGTGAAGGACACAGAGGAT GTGCCAATGATCTTAGTTGGAAATAAGTGCGATTTAGAGGATGAGAGGGTGGTCGGGAAAGAGCAGGGTCAGAATCTTGCTCGTCAATGGAGTAATTGTGCCTTTCTAGAATCTTCTGCCAAATCAAAGATCAATGTCAATGAG aTCTTTTATGACCTGGTAAgacagataaacagaaagacGCCGGTGGAGAAGAAGAGAGCGAAAAAGAAGTCAAATTGCACCCTGCTGTAA
- the inka2 gene encoding PAK4-inhibitor INKA2 isoform X1, with protein sequence MGEERTELGDMDSNLRRLKHELDSLWQSDECLHAQMNSVVGALQELKLLQVQTALEELEFSSKTSQASPYTSLMLDQIDHGSRKSHLDRTRNPEEILSQECFKTELTMEPSLFLTSSPAENRPIPRLHKPKAVHRGSLSTSSSFSSQEDTIDSHFSSYDIDDSSDWTASLMNHSRNRQPLVLGDNVFADLVGNWLDLPDVGRQTAGEEQNDSRLKDTLLESSSSSHSQDLSRKLSLTASIFKRVLRRVRPRHHQESEGMDVCKQPKIAYRKPKSDVSKPFWVRTRGLKKKTTPTQQVGVTYQGSEGLNHTPPVYDYSSGVWV encoded by the exons ATGGGTGAAGAGAGAACGGAACTCGGTGACATGGACAGCAACCTTCGGCGTCTAAAACATGAACTG GATTCGTTGTGGCAGTCAGATGAGTGTCTCCACGCTCAGATGAATTCTGTGGTCGGTGCTCTCCAGGAGCTCAAACTCTTGCAGGTCCAGACTGCGCTGGAGGAGCTGGAGTTCTCTAGCAAAACCAGCCAGGCCTCTCCATACACCAGCTTGATGCTCGATCAGATAGATCACGGTTCAAGAAAATCCCACCTGGACCGAACACGAAATCCAGAAGAAATTCTTTCACAAGAATGTTTCAAGACTGAGCTTACCATGGAACCATCTTTGTTCCTCACTAGCTCTCCAGCAGAGAACCGCCCTATTCCCAGGTTACACAAACCCAAGGCAGTTCACAGAGGAAGTCTAAGCACTTCTTCCTCTTTTTCCTCTCAGGAAGACACAATCGACAGCCATTTCTCCTCATACGATATTGACGACTCCAGCGATTGGACAGCCTCACTGATGAACCACAGCAGAAACAGACAACCATTGGTGTTGGGAGACAATGTTTTTGCTGATTTGGTCGGGAACTGGCTGGATCTGCCGGATGTTGGACGCCAGACTGCAGGTGAGGAGCAGAATGACTCAAGGCTCAAAGACACACTTCTGGAGTCATCATCTAGCAGTCACTCTCAAGATCTCTCCAGGAAACTCTCGCTAACCGCTAGCATCTTCAAACGTGTGCTACGCCGCGTTCGACCACGGCACCACCAAGAAAGCGAAGGGATGGATGTATGTAAACAACCAAAGATCGCATACAGAAAGCCAAAATCAGATGTCAGCAAGCCATTCTGGGTGAGAACAAGAGGACTGAAGAAGAAAACCACACCCACTCAGCAAGTGGGTGTGACCTATCAGGGCTCAGAGGGTTTGAATCATACACCACCTGTGTATGATTACAGCTCGGGTGTGTGGGTTTAA
- the inka2 gene encoding PAK4-inhibitor INKA2 isoform X2, with product MNSVVGALQELKLLQVQTALEELEFSSKTSQASPYTSLMLDQIDHGSRKSHLDRTRNPEEILSQECFKTELTMEPSLFLTSSPAENRPIPRLHKPKAVHRGSLSTSSSFSSQEDTIDSHFSSYDIDDSSDWTASLMNHSRNRQPLVLGDNVFADLVGNWLDLPDVGRQTAGEEQNDSRLKDTLLESSSSSHSQDLSRKLSLTASIFKRVLRRVRPRHHQESEGMDVCKQPKIAYRKPKSDVSKPFWVRTRGLKKKTTPTQQVGVTYQGSEGLNHTPPVYDYSSGVWV from the coding sequence ATGAATTCTGTGGTCGGTGCTCTCCAGGAGCTCAAACTCTTGCAGGTCCAGACTGCGCTGGAGGAGCTGGAGTTCTCTAGCAAAACCAGCCAGGCCTCTCCATACACCAGCTTGATGCTCGATCAGATAGATCACGGTTCAAGAAAATCCCACCTGGACCGAACACGAAATCCAGAAGAAATTCTTTCACAAGAATGTTTCAAGACTGAGCTTACCATGGAACCATCTTTGTTCCTCACTAGCTCTCCAGCAGAGAACCGCCCTATTCCCAGGTTACACAAACCCAAGGCAGTTCACAGAGGAAGTCTAAGCACTTCTTCCTCTTTTTCCTCTCAGGAAGACACAATCGACAGCCATTTCTCCTCATACGATATTGACGACTCCAGCGATTGGACAGCCTCACTGATGAACCACAGCAGAAACAGACAACCATTGGTGTTGGGAGACAATGTTTTTGCTGATTTGGTCGGGAACTGGCTGGATCTGCCGGATGTTGGACGCCAGACTGCAGGTGAGGAGCAGAATGACTCAAGGCTCAAAGACACACTTCTGGAGTCATCATCTAGCAGTCACTCTCAAGATCTCTCCAGGAAACTCTCGCTAACCGCTAGCATCTTCAAACGTGTGCTACGCCGCGTTCGACCACGGCACCACCAAGAAAGCGAAGGGATGGATGTATGTAAACAACCAAAGATCGCATACAGAAAGCCAAAATCAGATGTCAGCAAGCCATTCTGGGTGAGAACAAGAGGACTGAAGAAGAAAACCACACCCACTCAGCAAGTGGGTGTGACCTATCAGGGCTCAGAGGGTTTGAATCATACACCACCTGTGTATGATTACAGCTCGGGTGTGTGGGTTTAA